The Flexivirga aerilata sequence ACGGCCTGCGCGAATGGTTCGAGAGCACCGCCGCCGACCGGCACCGACCGCCGATGCTGATCGCCCGTGCCGAGATCGACTACGTGCGCCAGCTGCACTACCGCGAGGAGCCGATCGTCATCGCGATGTGGGTGCCGGCGATCTCCGGGGCGTCGTTCGACCTGGCCTATGAGGTGCTGTCGTCGCGTGAGCCCGACGCGGAGCTGTATGCAGTGGCCGAGACCACCCAGGTCGCCTTTGACATGGAGACCCAGCGCCCGAAGCGGCTGAGCGACGCCGACCGGGAGGTCCTCGAGCGGTATGCCGGGGAGTCGCCCCACCTGAAGCGGCGCCCCAAGGATCACCTGTGACGCTGCGCCTCGCGGACGCCGAGACGCGCGCCGACCTCGCGACCTACGTCGCCCGGGTGCGGCGTCTCGACGAAGGCGGTGCCATGCGGCTGCAGGCGAGCGGCCGCACCCTCGCCGCGTGGGCGGGGGTGCTCTCCGGGCGCGGGTTGTCCGCCGAGGGCACCGCCCTGGGCCTGCGCGTGATGGCGCTGGGGGAGGACGCCGACGAGGACGCCGTGGTGCCGGTCGCCGCCCTCGGGGACCGGCTGGCGCACGCCGGGTCGGGCACCGAACTCGACGTGCCACCGACCCGGGT is a genomic window containing:
- a CDS encoding acyl-CoA thioesterase; this encodes MPTRPYYVDVPLRWSDMDALRHVNNVQFLRLLEEARVHGLREWFESTAADRHRPPMLIARAEIDYVRQLHYREEPIVIAMWVPAISGASFDLAYEVLSSREPDAELYAVAETTQVAFDMETQRPKRLSDADREVLERYAGESPHLKRRPKDHL